The Flaviramulus sp. BrNp1-15 genome has a window encoding:
- a CDS encoding DUF3857 domain-containing protein, which produces MRLSILLLVFFISFTGFAQDYDFGKISKEELIEKFNPLDSSASATYLYKYRRTYYNYVQGQGFQLITDVHERIKIYNQEGFKYATKSIMLYRDNSTREKVGNLKAYTYNLINNKIDDVKLKKDGVFNTEKSSYFDETKFTMPNVKEGSVIEYEYKLISPFYWNVDEFEFQHDIPVKKIYAKIEIPEYFNFKVNTKGYLLVTPESSSKRGKITFNDRTRTEGRLGASKTTFSSSSIDFQTYITSYNINNIPALKDEPYVNNINNYRSSVKYELSYTKFPNSPMDFYSTTWEDVVKTIYKSSNFGEELNKTGYFEDDIDAIIATTSDPFNRLSLIFDFVKSKVKWNEYYGKYTDKGVRKAYKEQVGNVAEINLMLTSMLRHAGLNANPVLVSTRNNGIPLFPTRIGYDYVISCVEMPEGNILLDATSKYGSPNILPYRVLNWDGRIIRKDGNSTLVSLYPKTNSKNTVTMVVKLDEEGSIEGNYRISKTNHNALSYRVKFNNANENDFLEKLENKYGGIEISDFKVSNATDLTKPVTETYKFFKESQADIIGNKIYFSPLFFLATKENPFKLEKREFPVDFGFPSESMYRIIINLPEGYEVESIPEVAVLALPDNLGTFKYNISQKGSVINLIITTEINESIISPLYYDALREYFKMFIEKENEQIVLSKT; this is translated from the coding sequence ATGAGACTTTCTATTCTTTTATTAGTATTTTTTATAAGTTTTACAGGATTTGCACAGGATTATGATTTTGGTAAAATATCAAAAGAAGAGTTGATAGAAAAATTTAACCCTTTAGATTCATCAGCCAGTGCAACCTATTTATACAAATATAGAAGAACGTATTATAATTATGTTCAAGGTCAGGGTTTTCAATTAATAACCGATGTTCATGAAAGAATTAAAATATATAATCAAGAAGGGTTTAAATATGCAACTAAGTCTATTATGCTATATAGAGATAATTCTACTAGAGAAAAGGTAGGCAATTTAAAAGCTTATACCTACAATTTAATTAATAATAAAATAGATGATGTTAAGCTTAAAAAAGATGGTGTATTTAATACAGAAAAATCTAGTTATTTTGATGAAACTAAATTTACAATGCCCAATGTAAAAGAGGGTTCTGTAATAGAATATGAATATAAATTAATTTCTCCCTTTTATTGGAATGTTGATGAGTTTGAGTTCCAACATGATATTCCAGTTAAAAAAATATACGCCAAAATCGAAATTCCAGAGTATTTCAATTTTAAAGTTAATACAAAAGGATATTTACTGGTAACACCAGAGTCTTCAAGTAAAAGAGGAAAAATTACATTTAATGATAGAACAAGAACAGAAGGTAGGTTAGGAGCTTCAAAAACCACATTTAGTTCATCAAGTATAGATTTTCAAACTTATATTACATCATATAATATTAATAACATACCAGCTTTAAAAGATGAACCTTATGTAAATAATATTAATAATTATAGGTCATCGGTAAAATATGAGCTTTCTTATACTAAATTCCCTAATTCTCCAATGGATTTTTATTCAACTACTTGGGAAGATGTAGTTAAAACTATATATAAAAGTTCTAATTTTGGTGAGGAATTAAATAAAACAGGATATTTTGAAGATGATATAGATGCTATAATTGCTACAACATCAGACCCATTTAATCGATTATCTTTAATTTTTGATTTTGTAAAGTCTAAAGTAAAATGGAATGAGTATTATGGTAAATATACAGACAAAGGAGTAAGAAAAGCATATAAAGAACAAGTAGGTAATGTTGCAGAAATTAATTTAATGCTTACATCTATGCTTCGTCATGCTGGCCTAAATGCGAATCCTGTGCTAGTAAGTACAAGAAATAATGGTATTCCTTTGTTTCCAACAAGAATTGGTTATGATTATGTTATTTCTTGTGTTGAAATGCCGGAAGGGAATATTTTACTTGATGCTACAAGTAAATATGGTTCACCAAACATTTTACCATATAGAGTTTTAAATTGGGATGGTAGAATAATAAGAAAAGATGGTAATTCTACTTTGGTAAGTTTATACCCAAAAACAAACTCAAAGAATACAGTAACTATGGTGGTTAAGTTAGATGAAGAAGGTAGTATTGAAGGGAATTATCGTATTTCAAAAACAAATCATAATGCGTTGTCTTATAGAGTAAAATTTAATAATGCAAATGAAAATGATTTTTTAGAAAAATTAGAAAATAAATATGGAGGAATAGAAATTTCTGATTTCAAGGTTAGCAATGCAACAGATTTAACTAAACCAGTAACAGAAACTTATAAATTTTTTAAAGAAAGTCAAGCAGATATAATTGGAAATAAAATTTATTTTTCGCCTTTATTCTTTTTAGCTACAAAAGAAAATCCTTTTAAATTAGAAAAAAGAGAATTTCCAGTTGATTTTGGTTTTCCTTCAGAAAGTATGTATAGAATAATTATAAATTTACCCGAAGGATACGAAGTAGAGTCTATACCTGAGGTTGCTGTGTTAGCATTGCCTGACAATTTGGGAACATTTAAATATAACATTTCCCAAAAAGGATCAGTAATTAATTTAATTATAACCACTGAAATAAATGAGTCAATTATTTCTCCATTATATTACGATGCTTTAAGAGAATATTTTAAAATGTTCATAGAAAAAGAAAACGAACAAATAGTTTTAAGTAAAACCTAA
- a CDS encoding DUF6770 family protein, translating to MRKLLTLIGLCVLSLALNAQEKTLNEITEFKIKNSGALMDKNNDVDGYYFYYEVDKLKKGQREYAIRMLDNNLNDLATKSYVDSKNTFLGDSKFNNQALMFAMINLKDKQYKLVTFDRQGNQGEDIVIPVNKKEMKYLSYAVKSGNFNLLLPVDNKGFLFNYIRDNKKLGYGLKYIPTDGGQSWDYNSPDESSKILNINPIEVNEEVLVALESSKKSMLSQKVNFKVLVIDIKTGKLLFEKEFDKENNPRLITNAFLTEDKKVVLLGEYFAKDDNVIKDKSLGIFAQVNELSGEVVSDSKVSWKDKIDQMMPAESNGKKYKRGYVYFHDIVRTQKGTYYCIGERYRKTASAAGIAAAALGGGGSVTQLTITDAVVFEFDESFNLQDIQVFKKGKSRAPSLLDVGSPQLNAHALKAFGAFDYQFTQLDVDRDRFYASFIDYERLKGEENKFAFKSIIYNDGNLSEDKIYLKKSKGKIRFRVMPAKLGHVMLLEYNKKEKTLQIHLEKLNIQ from the coding sequence ATGAGAAAACTTTTAACTTTAATCGGCTTGTGTGTACTAAGTTTAGCATTAAATGCACAAGAAAAAACACTTAATGAAATCACAGAATTTAAAATAAAAAATTCAGGTGCATTAATGGATAAAAATAATGATGTAGATGGTTATTATTTTTATTATGAAGTAGATAAGTTAAAAAAAGGACAGCGTGAATATGCTATAAGAATGCTAGATAATAATTTAAATGATTTAGCTACAAAATCTTATGTTGATTCAAAAAACACTTTTTTAGGAGATAGCAAATTTAATAATCAAGCATTAATGTTTGCTATGATAAATTTAAAAGACAAGCAATATAAACTTGTGACTTTTGATAGGCAAGGAAATCAAGGTGAGGATATTGTAATACCTGTAAATAAGAAAGAGATGAAATATTTGTCTTATGCTGTTAAATCAGGAAATTTCAATTTGTTACTCCCAGTGGATAATAAGGGGTTTTTGTTTAATTATATTAGAGACAATAAAAAATTAGGATATGGTTTAAAATATATTCCAACAGATGGAGGTCAATCATGGGACTATAATTCTCCTGATGAGTCCAGTAAAATATTGAATATAAATCCAATAGAAGTAAATGAAGAAGTGTTAGTGGCATTAGAGAGTTCCAAAAAATCTATGCTTAGTCAAAAAGTAAATTTTAAAGTTTTGGTTATTGATATTAAAACAGGAAAGTTACTTTTTGAGAAAGAATTTGATAAAGAAAATAACCCTAGGCTAATAACAAATGCATTTTTAACTGAAGATAAAAAAGTGGTTTTATTAGGTGAATATTTTGCAAAGGATGATAATGTAATTAAGGATAAGAGTTTGGGTATTTTTGCTCAGGTAAATGAATTATCTGGTGAAGTTGTATCGGATAGTAAAGTAAGTTGGAAAGATAAAATTGATCAGATGATGCCAGCAGAATCTAATGGTAAAAAATATAAACGCGGTTATGTTTATTTTCATGATATCGTTCGAACACAAAAAGGAACTTATTACTGTATTGGAGAAAGATACAGAAAAACAGCAAGTGCTGCTGGTATTGCAGCTGCTGCTTTAGGCGGTGGAGGTTCAGTTACTCAATTAACCATTACAGACGCTGTTGTTTTTGAGTTTGATGAAAGTTTTAATCTTCAAGATATTCAAGTATTCAAAAAAGGTAAATCAAGAGCGCCTAGTCTTTTAGATGTAGGTAGCCCTCAACTTAATGCGCATGCTTTAAAAGCTTTTGGGGCTTTTGATTATCAATTTACACAGTTGGATGTAGATAGAGATAGGTTTTATGCTTCTTTTATCGATTATGAAAGACTGAAGGGAGAAGAAAATAAATTTGCTTTTAAATCAATAATATATAATGATGGAAATTTGTCTGAAGATAAAATTTATTTAAAAAAATCTAAAGGAAAAATTAGGTTTAGAGTAATGCCTGCGAAATTAGGGCACGTAATGCTTTTAGAGTACAATAAAAAAGAAAAAACATTACAAATTCATTTAGAGAAACTTAATATTCAATAA
- a CDS encoding DUF3857 domain-containing protein, which yields MILRSILKIILFFTTSVIFSQENLYSSLTIPEHLKENANAVIRLNETKISLKSSNEMVVKGRRIITILNKYGDRNIDAYMHYDNSRNIKSLQALVFDAYGEEIKKIKIKDFKDVSAVDGGTLYSDSRVKYLRYTPIDYPYTIEFTYETYTNNTAFIPSFRPVTDYYVSVESSEFSINYPETLSIRKKENNIEGLQLEKEDEVGMISYNIKNIESFKPEDYSPSILDVIPNVLFASKQFTLEGVYAEVENWDDFGKWMYHDLIKGTHDLSSQTINMIQDLVKNETSDIDKAKKIYQYVQDKVRYISVQVGIGGWKPFNASYVDEVGYGDCKALTNYTMSLLKAIDIESNYTVIYAGSSQRNLEKNFSAMQGNHVILSIPNNDENIWLECTSQKLPFGFIGDFTDDRDALVITPEGGEIVHTKKYETEENSQYIKGNYVVSDDGEIKVNVNITSEGIQYDDKYWLESEIERDIDVHYKKRWKYITNINIDSFNINNDKTNIKFIEDVSFKASNYTKKAGNRMLLTVNALNRNTDIPDRYRSRKFPLKINRGFIDKDEVEIILPPSYKVESLPTEKIIENKFGSYKINISEKDEKTLVYKREFIVNDGEFPKEDYNKFRIFYKEVSKYDNAKIALIKNQ from the coding sequence ATGATTTTAAGAAGTATATTGAAAATTATACTGTTTTTTACAACATCAGTTATTTTTTCTCAAGAAAATTTATATTCCAGTTTAACAATTCCAGAACATCTTAAAGAAAACGCCAATGCGGTTATTAGATTAAATGAGACCAAAATTTCATTAAAATCTTCTAATGAAATGGTTGTAAAAGGGAGAAGAATAATTACCATATTAAATAAATATGGAGATAGAAATATTGATGCATATATGCATTACGATAATAGTAGAAATATAAAATCTCTTCAAGCTTTGGTTTTTGATGCATATGGAGAAGAAATCAAAAAAATTAAAATAAAAGATTTTAAGGATGTTAGTGCTGTAGATGGAGGTACATTGTATTCAGACTCTAGAGTAAAATATTTGAGATATACCCCAATAGATTACCCTTATACTATTGAATTTACATACGAAACTTATACAAATAATACAGCCTTTATACCGTCTTTTAGACCTGTTACAGATTATTATGTTAGTGTGGAGTCAAGTGAATTCTCAATTAACTATCCTGAAACTTTAAGTATAAGAAAAAAGGAAAATAATATAGAAGGTTTACAATTAGAAAAAGAAGATGAAGTAGGAATGATAAGTTATAACATTAAGAATATTGAATCTTTTAAACCAGAAGATTATAGTCCCTCTATTTTAGATGTAATTCCTAATGTTTTATTTGCATCAAAGCAGTTCACCTTAGAAGGTGTATATGCAGAAGTTGAAAATTGGGATGATTTTGGAAAATGGATGTATCATGATTTAATTAAGGGTACACATGATTTATCTTCTCAAACCATTAACATGATTCAGGATTTAGTTAAAAATGAAACAAGTGATATTGATAAAGCTAAAAAGATATACCAATATGTACAAGATAAAGTTAGATACATAAGTGTACAAGTGGGAATAGGTGGCTGGAAACCTTTTAATGCTTCATATGTTGATGAGGTTGGTTATGGAGATTGTAAAGCATTAACAAATTATACAATGTCTCTTTTAAAAGCCATTGATATTGAGTCAAATTATACTGTTATTTATGCTGGTAGTTCACAAAGAAATTTAGAGAAAAATTTTAGTGCGATGCAAGGAAATCATGTTATTTTATCAATACCCAATAATGATGAAAATATTTGGTTAGAGTGCACAAGCCAAAAACTGCCTTTTGGTTTTATTGGCGATTTTACTGATGATAGAGATGCATTGGTTATAACCCCAGAAGGAGGTGAAATAGTTCATACAAAAAAGTATGAAACAGAAGAAAATAGTCAGTATATAAAAGGAAACTATGTCGTTTCTGATGATGGAGAAATTAAAGTAAATGTTAATATAACTTCTGAAGGAATTCAATATGATGATAAATATTGGTTGGAATCAGAAATAGAGCGCGATATAGATGTACACTATAAAAAAAGATGGAAATATATAACTAACATAAATATAGATAGTTTTAATATTAATAATGATAAAACTAATATTAAATTTATTGAAGATGTTAGCTTTAAAGCATCTAATTACACAAAAAAAGCGGGAAATAGAATGTTGTTAACTGTTAATGCTTTAAATAGAAATACAGACATTCCAGATCGTTATAGAAGTAGAAAATTTCCTTTAAAAATAAATAGAGGCTTTATTGATAAAGATGAAGTTGAAATTATATTACCACCAAGTTACAAAGTAGAATCTTTACCTACAGAAAAGATAATAGAAAATAAATTTGGGAGCTATAAAATCAATATCTCTGAAAAGGATGAGAAAACTCTGGTTTATAAAAGAGAGTTTATTGTAAATGATGGCGAATTTCCTAAAGAAGATTACAATAAATTTAGAATTTTTTACAAAGAAGTATCTAAATATGATAACGCAAAAATAGCATTAATTAAAAACCAATAA
- a CDS encoding bifunctional 3-deoxy-7-phosphoheptulonate synthase/chorismate mutase type II, whose translation MENKKEMRNWLDDLKLDHPLVIAGPCSAETEEQVLKIAHDLKDTDVNYFRAGIWKPRTRPGMFEGVGGLGLKWLQKVKEETGMKITTEVANATHVKLALEHDVDMLWIGARSTVSPFIMQEIADALEGTDKPVLVKNPVNPDLALWLGGIERIYSSGVKNIGAIHRGFSTYEKTKYRNNPEWQLAIEFQNKFPDIPLINDPSHITGKRDMIFDVSQTALDLNFDGLMIETHFDPDNAWSDAAQQVTPSSLVQIMKDLKIRKESNAEAEYMSALNNLRAQIDVVDNQIIDLLGKRMKVADGIGELKKDKNVAVLQSKRWNEILGKMVLEGESKGLSEEFVLKMFKAIHQESINHQEKILNG comes from the coding sequence ATGGAAAACAAAAAAGAAATGAGAAACTGGTTAGATGATTTAAAATTAGATCATCCATTGGTAATTGCAGGACCTTGTAGTGCAGAGACAGAAGAACAGGTTTTAAAAATTGCACATGATTTAAAAGATACCGATGTTAATTATTTTAGAGCAGGTATCTGGAAACCAAGAACAAGACCAGGAATGTTTGAAGGTGTAGGAGGTTTAGGTTTAAAATGGCTGCAAAAAGTTAAGGAAGAAACAGGAATGAAGATTACTACAGAAGTAGCTAATGCAACACATGTTAAACTAGCTTTAGAACATGATGTTGATATGTTATGGATTGGTGCACGTTCTACCGTAAGTCCGTTTATTATGCAAGAAATTGCAGATGCACTTGAAGGTACAGACAAGCCTGTGTTGGTAAAAAACCCTGTAAATCCAGATTTAGCACTTTGGCTAGGAGGCATTGAGCGTATTTACAGTTCGGGTGTTAAAAATATTGGAGCTATTCATAGAGGTTTTTCAACATACGAAAAAACTAAATACAGAAATAATCCAGAATGGCAATTAGCTATTGAGTTTCAAAATAAATTTCCAGATATTCCTTTAATTAACGATCCGTCACATATTACAGGTAAAAGAGATATGATTTTTGATGTGTCTCAAACCGCTTTAGATTTAAACTTTGATGGATTAATGATTGAAACCCATTTCGATCCTGATAATGCATGGAGTGATGCAGCACAACAAGTAACACCAAGTAGTTTAGTTCAAATTATGAAAGATTTGAAAATAAGAAAAGAAAGCAATGCTGAAGCAGAATACATGAGTGCTTTAAATAATTTAAGAGCTCAGATTGATGTCGTTGATAATCAAATTATCGATTTACTAGGAAAACGTATGAAAGTAGCTGATGGAATTGGCGAACTTAAAAAAGATAAAAATGTAGCCGTTTTACAATCTAAACGTTGGAATGAAATTTTAGGTAAAATGGTTCTTGAAGGAGAGTCAAAAGGATTAAGTGAAGAGTTTGTTTTAAAAATGTTTAAAGCTATTCACCAAGAATCAATTAATCATCAAGAGAAGATTTTAAATGGATAA
- the rsgA gene encoding ribosome small subunit-dependent GTPase A — protein MTGQVYKSTGSWYTVKTDLGHTYECRIKGKFRIKGIKSTNPIAVGDIVDFELETDNNQESGIIYNIHDRTNYIVRKSVNLSKQTHIIAANLDQVFLMITINNPPTLTSFIDRFLVTAEAYSIKTILLFNKIDTYDEEALNEVKYLAHVYRTIGYECIGVSAKTGKNVDKVKALMQDKVSMFSGHSGVGKSTLVNIIEPGLNIKTKEISTLYMQGQHTTTFAEMFDLSFGAKIIDTPGIKGFGVVDMDKEEVGDYFPEIFKLKQDCKFNNCLHIKEPNCAVKKALDNDEIAFSRYRSYLQIVEGEDENYRTDNWDKE, from the coding sequence ATGACAGGACAAGTTTACAAATCTACAGGAAGTTGGTATACCGTTAAAACCGATTTGGGGCACACATATGAGTGCCGCATAAAAGGTAAATTCCGCATAAAAGGTATTAAAAGCACTAACCCAATTGCGGTTGGTGATATAGTAGATTTTGAATTAGAAACCGATAATAATCAAGAATCTGGTATCATTTATAATATACATGATAGAACCAATTACATTGTTAGAAAATCTGTAAACTTATCTAAGCAAACACATATTATTGCAGCAAATTTAGATCAGGTATTTTTAATGATAACCATTAATAATCCACCAACTTTAACCAGTTTTATCGATCGATTTTTAGTAACTGCAGAAGCCTATTCTATTAAAACCATATTGTTATTTAATAAAATAGATACTTATGATGAAGAGGCGCTTAATGAGGTGAAATATTTAGCGCACGTTTATAGAACAATTGGTTATGAATGCATTGGAGTATCTGCAAAAACAGGTAAGAATGTAGATAAGGTTAAAGCTTTAATGCAAGATAAAGTTAGTATGTTTTCAGGGCATTCTGGAGTAGGTAAATCTACTTTGGTAAATATCATAGAACCAGGTTTAAACATTAAAACAAAAGAAATTTCAACTTTATATATGCAAGGTCAACACACTACAACCTTTGCAGAAATGTTTGATTTGAGTTTTGGAGCCAAAATTATTGACACACCAGGAATAAAAGGTTTTGGTGTAGTAGATATGGATAAAGAAGAAGTAGGTGATTACTTTCCAGAAATTTTTAAATTAAAACAAGATTGTAAGTTTAATAATTGTTTACATATTAAAGAACCAAATTGTGCTGTTAAGAAAGCTTTAGATAATGATGAAATAGCTTTTTCTCGCTACCGAAGCTATTTGCAAATTGTTGAAGGTGAAGATGAAAATTACAGAACCGACAACTGGGATAAAGAATAA
- a CDS encoding M48 family metalloprotease, with protein sequence MKKINQNQINKIDGQFSSKIKKLYKDRDEKVVESIEDSVYIFNSEIKNHLNKVLQQVYSSNPEINSNDFYFFIKNSIVPNAACYGDGMFEIYLGLFTKLDSEDELAFIICHEIAHKLLNHSLNSISKKVASVNSKETKQKIRSLKRMEYGQTRAALSVIDELNIDFLDHSKEVEAQADSLGFLLYSKTKYNIYSALSSLEKLEKVDEMILHHDVKLDSVFNFEGYPFQSYWLKENTSLFDTTEEINEFSLVSDTLKTHPEIEFRVNKLIKDFNLESNNIDIEEYITKFKSLKQISHLHSIEFTLDLKLLDVAIYQLIEKFNNKEIDEGYYYTKMAKALRLIYEVKKNHELGKYVPFKSRFSDEKQLNVIRLFLHNLELNEVEKIGLAFCAVIESKKINNPDFNDTIEFFKSINN encoded by the coding sequence TTGAAGAAAATCAATCAAAATCAAATAAATAAAATAGATGGGCAATTTTCATCTAAAATTAAGAAACTCTATAAAGATAGAGATGAAAAAGTAGTTGAATCTATAGAGGACAGTGTTTACATTTTTAATTCTGAAATAAAAAATCACTTAAATAAAGTCCTCCAACAAGTTTATTCTTCTAATCCAGAAATTAACTCAAATGATTTTTATTTTTTTATAAAAAATTCAATTGTGCCCAATGCAGCGTGTTACGGAGATGGTATGTTTGAAATTTATTTAGGGTTATTTACTAAGTTAGACTCTGAGGATGAATTAGCATTTATCATATGTCATGAAATAGCTCACAAATTACTAAATCATTCCTTAAACAGTATTTCAAAAAAAGTAGCTTCAGTAAATTCAAAAGAAACTAAGCAAAAGATAAGAAGTTTGAAGAGAATGGAGTATGGGCAAACAAGGGCTGCACTTTCTGTAATAGATGAATTGAATATAGATTTTCTTGACCATTCAAAAGAAGTAGAAGCGCAAGCAGATTCTTTAGGTTTCTTATTGTATTCTAAAACTAAATACAATATATATAGTGCTCTTTCTTCATTAGAGAAACTGGAAAAAGTAGATGAAATGATTTTGCATCATGATGTAAAATTAGATAGTGTTTTTAATTTTGAAGGTTATCCATTTCAATCGTATTGGCTTAAAGAAAACACTTCACTTTTTGATACTACCGAAGAAATAAATGAATTTAGTTTAGTTTCAGACACATTAAAAACACATCCAGAAATTGAATTCAGAGTTAATAAATTGATTAAAGATTTTAATTTAGAAAGTAACAATATTGATATTGAAGAATATATAACCAAGTTTAAAAGTTTAAAACAAATATCACATTTACATAGTATAGAATTTACTCTAGATTTAAAATTATTAGATGTTGCTATTTACCAATTGATTGAAAAGTTTAATAATAAAGAAATAGATGAAGGTTATTATTATACAAAAATGGCAAAAGCTTTAAGACTTATATATGAGGTTAAGAAAAACCATGAGTTAGGTAAGTATGTTCCTTTTAAAAGTCGTTTTTCTGATGAAAAACAACTTAATGTAATAAGACTCTTTTTGCACAATTTAGAACTCAATGAAGTTGAAAAAATTGGACTTGCTTTTTGCGCGGTAATTGAGAGTAAAAAGATAAATAATCCTGATTTTAATGACACAATAGAATTTTTTAAATCCATAAATAATTAA
- a CDS encoding prephenate dehydrogenase, which translates to MKNIYIIGVGLIGGSLAIDIKKNNPEAIIHGISRKQTTLDEALSLKLIDKKATLDDVENADLVIIAIPVDATVKLLPSILDKISDEGLVVDAGSTKVDICKEVENHPKRRNFLAMHPIAGTEYSGPTAALSGLFEGKTNIVCEVEKTTFKLQEKALKLFTDIGMRIRYMNPEAHDKHIAYMSHLSHISSFMLGKTVIEKEKNERDIFDMAGSGFASTVRLAKSSPAMWTPIFKQNKTNVIETLEEYITNLTHFKELMKQDDFEAIFNEMENTNYIKDILKGIS; encoded by the coding sequence ATGAAAAATATATATATCATAGGGGTTGGATTAATAGGTGGAAGTCTTGCTATAGATATCAAGAAGAATAATCCGGAGGCGATTATACACGGTATTAGCAGAAAGCAAACTACTTTAGATGAAGCTTTATCACTTAAACTAATTGATAAGAAAGCCACTTTAGATGATGTTGAAAATGCCGATTTAGTTATCATAGCAATTCCTGTTGATGCAACTGTAAAATTATTACCAAGCATTTTAGATAAAATATCAGATGAAGGATTGGTTGTAGATGCAGGCTCAACAAAAGTAGATATCTGTAAAGAGGTTGAAAATCATCCAAAGCGTAGAAATTTTTTAGCAATGCATCCTATAGCAGGAACAGAATATTCTGGACCAACTGCTGCTTTAAGTGGTTTGTTTGAAGGTAAAACAAATATTGTTTGCGAGGTTGAAAAAACAACATTCAAGCTTCAAGAAAAAGCCTTAAAACTTTTTACAGATATAGGTATGCGTATTCGTTACATGAATCCGGAAGCTCACGATAAACACATTGCATATATGTCGCATTTATCGCATATCAGTTCGTTTATGTTGGGTAAAACGGTAATTGAAAAAGAAAAAAACGAGCGTGATATTTTTGATATGGCAGGTAGTGGATTTGCATCCACAGTGCGTTTAGCAAAAAGCTCGCCAGCTATGTGGACACCCATATTTAAACAAAACAAAACAAATGTTATTGAAACATTAGAAGAGTATATTACAAATCTCACACATTTTAAAGAGTTGATGAAACAAGATGATTTTGAAGCTATTTTTAACGAGATGGAAAACACCAATTACATAAAAGATATTTTAAAAGGAATTAGTTAA
- the dtd gene encoding D-aminoacyl-tRNA deacylase has translation MKVIIQRVLKASVTIDGNKVASISQGLLILLGIINEDIKEDINWLSNKITNLRIFGDENGVMNKSIKEVDGEAIIVSQFTLHASTKKGNRPSYIKAAKPDVAIPLYEAFVKQLEIDLGRPVQTGQFGADMKVELLNDGPVTIIIDSKNKE, from the coding sequence ATGAAAGTAATTATTCAACGTGTTTTAAAAGCAAGTGTTACTATTGATGGAAATAAAGTAGCTTCAATTTCGCAAGGGCTTTTAATTCTTTTGGGAATTATAAATGAAGACATTAAAGAGGATATTAATTGGCTTTCAAACAAAATAACTAACCTAAGAATTTTTGGTGATGAAAATGGTGTGATGAATAAATCTATAAAAGAAGTTGATGGTGAGGCTATTATAGTGAGTCAATTTACTTTACATGCGTCTACAAAAAAAGGAAACAGACCCAGCTATATAAAAGCAGCAAAACCAGATGTAGCTATTCCGCTTTACGAAGCGTTTGTAAAACAGTTAGAAATAGATTTAGGTAGACCAGTTCAAACAGGTCAATTTGGAGCCGATATGAAAGTGGAGTTACTTAATGATGGACCGGTTACCATTATAATCGATTCAAAAAATAAAGAATAG
- a CDS encoding metal-dependent hydrolase, whose translation MASAFGHSIVGFTLTKIIDSKNTKRLLLAAIFSTILPDFDVITFKFGIAYEHPLGHRGFTHSILFSIIWALLLMFIFGKKNKLVWFLVIFLSTLSHGILDAMTSGGKGIGFFIPFNNERFFFPFRGIKVSPIGISEFFSTWGLKVLFSEIKFIILPCFIILGVRFLAIKTNK comes from the coding sequence GTGGCATCTGCTTTCGGTCATAGCATTGTTGGGTTTACATTAACAAAAATAATAGATTCAAAAAACACAAAACGGCTATTACTCGCAGCTATTTTTTCAACCATTTTACCAGATTTTGATGTTATAACATTTAAGTTTGGAATAGCTTACGAGCATCCTTTGGGGCATCGTGGGTTTACACATTCCATTCTTTTTTCAATAATTTGGGCACTACTACTCATGTTTATATTTGGAAAAAAGAACAAGCTAGTATGGTTTTTAGTAATCTTTCTATCCACATTATCTCATGGAATTCTAGATGCCATGACATCAGGAGGAAAAGGTATTGGTTTTTTTATTCCTTTTAATAATGAGCGTTTCTTTTTTCCGTTTAGAGGTATAAAAGTATCACCCATAGGAATATCTGAATTTTTTTCCACTTGGGGATTAAAAGTGCTTTTTAGCGAAATTAAGTTTATAATTTTACCTTGTTTTATTATCTTAGGTGTAAGATTTTTAGCAATAAAAACTAACAAGTAA